CCAGCCCCACCCACACCTGAGCTccgcggggcggggcgcgggcgGCGGGCCAATGGGCGGGGCCGGGCGGAGGGGCGGTGGCCACTGGGCGCGCGGCGGGGGCGGGCGGTCCGCGAGAGGAGCCAATGGGGGCGCGGTGGGCGGGGCGCGCGGGCGGCGGGCCAATGGGGTCGGGGCCGCCCGCGGCGCCGGGGGCGGCAGGTTGCGGCGGCGCTGGGGGCTCCAGGAAGGCCGGGGCGAGGCGGGTCCGGGGTCCGCGCGCCCAGGTGAGCAGAGCTGGGCTGCTGAACCTCCTGAGTCCCCGCGCGGGCCCGGGCCGGCGGGGTGGCCGCCTGCGACCGAGGAAAGTTGACCGCGGGCGCCGGGGCGGGGGAGGAGGGGATCGGGACGCCCGTGGGGGCGGCGGGAGCACCTGCCCCTCCGCAGCGGCGAGGCCGCGGGGGCCCGCCCAGGTgcggggctgggctggggacGGGCGCCGATCGGGCAGAGGGGCTTCGGGCGCTGGCCGGAGGGTCAAGGTCAGGGTCGTGATTCCCGAGTGGTCCCGGGGCCTGAGAAGGGCCCTTCCAGGTTGGGGGTACGTTTCCATGGCCGTGAAAGCGTTGTGCTTGCGTCCTGGCGCCCTGGGTGCTTGGGGACTGTGGCGCTGGGTACCGCCCCCAGGAGCGGGCAGTGCCTCTGCGCCAGGTGCGGGAGGGGCAGGAAATCCTGCATCTGGTTAATAATTTGCCTTGTTCCTGGAGTGGGGGGGACAAGGGGCGGCTGCTGAGGTCTGGAGAGCCCAAAGTGCCTGTCAGGAAGGGTTGGCTGAGTTCCTTTCCTGGGGGTCTAGTCttaactccccccaccccaggaatgtgcGGCCTGGGGTGCGGCTGGGCACGGGAGGGCGGGGCGAAAGGAGAGGCTGGAAGCCCTGAGACCAGCTGGGGGCCCAGGGGCAGGGGAGAGCAGCCGACCTGCCCCTCTACCCCAGGCCCAGGCATGCCGTTGGGGCTGGCCGCCATGGAGCTCAAGGTGTGGGTGGACGGCGTCCAGCGCGTGGTCTGCGGGGTCTCGGAGCAGACCACCTGCCAGGAAGTGGTCATCGCACTGGCCCAGGCCATAGGTGAGTCGGTGTCAGGTGCAGGGACCAGGTGGCCCACCTCATCGGTCTTGCCCACCCTCACCTGTCAagccaagtgaacagaagtcgGGGTGATGGGTTGCTCCCTCTGACTCGCCACCATAGGCATACAGGACAGAAGTGGGGGGGCACGGACTGACTGTGCTTCCCCCACCAGGCCAGACTGGCCGCTTTGTGCTTGTGCAGCGTCTGAGGGAGAAAGAGCGGCAGCTGCTGCCCCAGGAGTGTCCAGTGGGTGCCCAGGCCACTTGTGGCCAGTTTGCCAGCGATGTCCAGTTTGTCCTGAGGCGGACAGGGCCCAGCCTGGCCGGGCGGCCCTCCTCGGACAGCTGCCCACCCCCTGAGCGCTGCCCAATTCGTGCCAGCCTCCCCCCAAAGCCACGGCCAACACCAGGCTGCGAGCACCACAAAGCAGTGACCTTTTGTTGCGCAACTTCTGAGCCTGCGGCCTCCGTGGCCCCCACGACAGCCTGCTGCACAGACCTGCAAGGCCTGGAGAGAGCCGTGCAGAGGGCAGCGGCTGAGCTGGGCCAGGAGGCCTTCTGGGAGCAGGAGCTGCGGCGGGAGCAGACCCGGGAGCGTGAGGGTCAGGCACGGCTGCGGGCGCTGAGCGCGGCCACTGCTGAGCACGCTGCCCGGCTGCGGGCCCTGGACGCCCAGGCTCGCGCCCTGGAGGCCGAAATGCGCCTGGCCACAGAGGCCCCTGGGCCGCCCTCCCCTGTAGCATCCGCTGCCGAGCGCCTGCGCCACGACCTGGCCGCACAGGAGAGGCAGAGTGCAGAGGTGCAGGGCAGCCTGGCCCTGGTGAGCCGTGCCCTGGAGGCTGCGGAGTGTGCCCTGCAGGTGAGCCCGTGGGACCCCAGCCCCTCCCGGGCGTGGGGTGCTTAGGGTCAGGTGGGGAGAGCGCTTGTGGGAGGCAGCCCCCTGAGGGCTCCACGTGCCCCCAGGCCCAGGCTCAGGAGCTGGAGGAACTGAACCGGGAGCTCCGCCAGTGCAACCTGCAGCAGTTCATCCAGCAGGCGGGGGCTGCCTTGTC
This region of Tamandua tetradactyla isolate mTamTet1 chromosome 9, mTamTet1.pri, whole genome shotgun sequence genomic DNA includes:
- the RASSF7 gene encoding ras association domain-containing protein 7, yielding MPLGLAAMELKVWVDGVQRVVCGVSEQTTCQEVVIALAQAIGQTGRFVLVQRLREKERQLLPQECPVGAQATCGQFASDVQFVLRRTGPSLAGRPSSDSCPPPERCPIRASLPPKPRPTPGCEHHKAVTFCCATSEPAASVAPTTACCTDLQGLERAVQRAAAELGQEAFWEQELRREQTREREGQARLRALSAATAEHAARLRALDAQARALEAEMRLATEAPGPPSPVASAAERLRHDLAAQERQSAEVQGSLALVSRALEAAECALQAQAQELEELNRELRQCNLQQFIQQAGAALSPCPRPDRGPPRSQDLLPPAGEEPLPGVSRSPIPGSRLNPEVTPVRQNSWT